Proteins co-encoded in one Novosphingobium sp. PP1Y genomic window:
- a CDS encoding AAA family ATPase: MATYPATGERLTDLKKVNYLFGHNGCGKTTISRAVHDPSICAGYTVSWRDGRELATLVFNRDFADASFGDQMQGIFTLGEDSTRAVAEIERLTDEIAGIDNDMLNLRRNLVGEDGTGGREAELAAARAALTEACWKSQVDHKDAFMGAFTGFRGKKGDFCTKLLSEAEGNTSELKTLDALTAEAATVFQDAATPEIAIAPISFDRFAGLEASPILARSIVGCDDVVVAALIGRLGNSDWVKQGVGYLNEADGPCPFCQQPAPVGLLDELNAFFNEQYEADLASIDLLAASYEQAVNAVVASIDALVAAPHRFMDAAVLGERAAALKTAFELNIERITAKRKEPSGVVELDATAELTAAITALIAAANEATEQYNATIRNLASAKSALTAQIWRFVVEERRTDLDTYKTTADNLQRAIDGMRGSITHKTTRRADLRRQLSAIEETITSVRPTVDSINRILGQYGFSNFRLEVAGERGDMYRIVRLDGSEAAHSLSEGERSFITFLYFYHQLAGSTSSTGTAVDKVVVFDDPVSSLDADVLFVVSALIRKVISDVRENVGNVRQVFVLTHNIYFHKEVSFDRDRRGRARPFESFWIVRKRENESSLTHYDYNPIKTSYELLWDEVRNPNRPNLTIQNTMRRIVENYLTVLGGLKQDEIVALFEGRDAQICASLFSWINDGSHSSHDDIYVAVDDNAVQGYLRVFREVFERTGHGAHYRMMMRISEDDSEGGGVAATPVGAVKAPPVTPTPPTPAPEQPVAG; this comes from the coding sequence GTGGCGACCTACCCGGCCACTGGTGAGCGGCTGACGGACCTTAAGAAGGTGAACTACTTGTTCGGCCACAATGGCTGCGGCAAGACGACAATCTCTCGCGCGGTTCACGACCCGTCGATCTGCGCGGGATATACCGTCAGTTGGCGCGACGGACGCGAGCTTGCGACGCTGGTTTTCAACCGAGATTTCGCCGATGCCAGTTTCGGGGACCAGATGCAGGGCATCTTTACGCTCGGCGAGGATTCGACCCGGGCGGTGGCGGAGATCGAGCGCCTTACGGACGAGATCGCTGGAATAGATAACGACATGCTCAACCTGCGCCGGAATCTCGTTGGAGAGGACGGCACCGGCGGCCGCGAGGCCGAACTCGCGGCGGCGCGCGCGGCGCTGACCGAGGCGTGCTGGAAGTCGCAGGTCGACCACAAGGACGCGTTCATGGGCGCCTTCACCGGCTTCCGTGGCAAGAAGGGCGACTTCTGCACGAAGCTGCTGTCCGAGGCAGAGGGCAACACTTCGGAGTTGAAGACGCTGGACGCCCTGACGGCGGAGGCGGCGACCGTCTTCCAAGATGCCGCGACGCCGGAGATCGCGATCGCTCCGATTTCCTTCGATCGCTTTGCGGGTCTGGAGGCTTCTCCGATCCTCGCTCGCAGCATCGTGGGCTGCGACGACGTGGTCGTGGCCGCTCTCATCGGTCGCCTTGGCAACAGCGATTGGGTCAAGCAGGGCGTTGGATATCTGAACGAAGCCGACGGCCCATGCCCATTCTGCCAGCAACCAGCGCCCGTCGGACTGCTTGATGAACTCAACGCGTTCTTCAACGAACAGTATGAGGCTGATCTCGCCTCGATCGACCTTCTCGCGGCCTCGTATGAACAAGCCGTCAATGCCGTCGTCGCCAGCATTGACGCCCTCGTTGCGGCGCCACATCGGTTTATGGACGCGGCGGTCCTCGGCGAACGCGCCGCGGCGCTAAAGACCGCTTTCGAACTCAACATCGAACGCATCACGGCGAAACGGAAGGAGCCGAGTGGTGTAGTCGAGCTCGACGCTACGGCCGAGCTGACGGCTGCGATCACCGCCCTGATCGCGGCCGCGAACGAGGCGACCGAGCAGTATAACGCCACCATCCGCAACCTCGCGAGCGCAAAGTCGGCGCTAACCGCGCAGATATGGAGGTTCGTCGTCGAGGAACGACGCACGGATCTCGACACCTACAAGACCACGGCCGACAATCTTCAGCGCGCGATCGACGGTATGCGTGGCAGCATCACCCACAAGACCACGCGGCGAGCGGACCTGAGACGCCAACTCTCCGCGATCGAGGAGACGATCACCAGCGTCCGCCCGACGGTCGATTCCATTAATCGGATCCTCGGCCAGTATGGCTTCTCCAATTTCCGCCTCGAGGTAGCTGGCGAGCGCGGCGACATGTATCGCATCGTGCGACTGGACGGGAGCGAGGCGGCACACTCCTTGAGCGAGGGCGAGCGTTCTTTCATCACCTTCCTCTACTTCTATCACCAGCTAGCTGGCAGCACCTCGAGCACAGGCACCGCGGTCGATAAGGTTGTGGTATTCGACGATCCCGTCTCGAGCCTCGACGCCGACGTCCTGTTTGTGGTCAGTGCGCTGATCCGGAAGGTCATATCCGATGTGCGGGAGAATGTAGGCAACGTCCGCCAAGTGTTCGTGCTCACGCACAACATCTACTTTCACAAGGAGGTCAGTTTCGACCGAGATCGCCGCGGCCGGGCGCGGCCATTCGAGTCCTTCTGGATCGTGCGGAAGCGCGAGAATGAGTCCTCGCTCACCCACTACGATTACAACCCGATCAAGACCTCATACGAATTACTGTGGGATGAGGTGCGCAATCCGAATCGACCAAACCTCACGATCCAGAACACGATGCGCCGGATCGTCGAGAACTATCTAACCGTCCTGGGGGGGCTGAAGCAGGACGAGATCGTCGCACTTTTTGAAGGGCGCGACGCCCAGATCTGCGCTTCGCTGTTCTCGTGGATCAACGACGGATCACACAGCTCGCACGACGATATTTACGTCGCCGTCGATGACAATGCCGTGCAAGGCTACCTGCGCGTGTTCAGAGAGGTGTTCGAGCGCACAGGGCACGGCGCGCACTACCGGATGATGATGCGCATCAGCGAGGACGATTCGGAAGGTGGCGGAGTGGCTGCGACACCTGTGGGCGCAGTCAAGGCTCCTCCCGTTACACCTACCCCGCCTACCCCAGCTCCCGAGCAGCCAGTGGCTGGATAG
- a CDS encoding acyl-homoserine-lactone synthase — protein MDQFDSKRATYLIAGDHEDHQGSLRLLPTNTAHILGDLFPSLCGEDVPRDPNIAEITRLCLPARLGAVERLRVRNGLISAMVHHALDTGIATLTGVVSASFL, from the coding sequence ATCGACCAGTTCGACAGCAAGCGAGCAACTTATCTCATCGCAGGCGATCACGAGGACCATCAGGGATCCCTGAGGTTGTTGCCGACGAATACAGCGCATATCCTCGGAGATCTCTTTCCGTCGCTGTGCGGTGAAGATGTTCCGCGCGACCCCAATATCGCGGAGATCACGCGCCTGTGCCTGCCCGCTCGCCTGGGCGCAGTCGAGCGCCTGCGCGTGCGCAATGGCCTGATTTCAGCGATGGTCCACCATGCCCTGGATACTGGGATTGCGACACTGACCGGCGTCGTCTCCGCGAGCTTTCTTTAG
- a CDS encoding XRE family transcriptional regulator, which translates to MSIDRDAPASAGAKPIPERIREAREARGLSGENLAEIIGVSRQAVAQFETGQASPGGETMSKIIAETGQPISFFTSMPVRAGEPRSPFFRSLKRMEQQHRRRIVRRMQWAGDIGMLLERFIDLPAVNFPEFEFDADSGDEDDIERAAEKLRDHWGLGRGPIRGLGAVMEANGILLVREPVRCQDMDAVSCWIGGRAIVLLSKEITSGPRDLFNLAHELGHLVLHPDVEVNSTNLDMIEKQANRFASAFLLPRETFSQEVLGSSLAFFKSLKARWGVAIAAMAYRSRDLAILSENQFSYLFRQMNAQRIRKVEPLDDAFPVNQPGVLAEGLRMLVEHGVHTRAQIEASLGLNLRDVEAIAGLSEGYLDQRVVPIRFRQPISDEG; encoded by the coding sequence ATGAGCATTGATCGAGACGCTCCCGCCTCGGCGGGAGCCAAGCCGATTCCTGAGCGGATCAGGGAAGCCCGAGAAGCCCGTGGTCTTTCCGGGGAAAATCTTGCGGAGATCATAGGCGTCAGCCGACAGGCGGTTGCCCAGTTCGAAACTGGCCAGGCATCACCGGGTGGCGAGACGATGAGTAAAATCATCGCGGAAACCGGGCAGCCGATTTCCTTTTTCACCAGCATGCCGGTTCGAGCGGGTGAACCACGTTCGCCATTTTTCCGAAGCCTGAAACGCATGGAGCAACAGCACCGCCGCCGTATCGTCCGGCGCATGCAGTGGGCCGGGGACATCGGCATGCTGCTGGAGCGTTTCATTGACTTGCCAGCGGTTAACTTCCCCGAGTTCGAGTTTGACGCGGATAGCGGAGATGAAGACGACATCGAGCGTGCCGCCGAGAAATTGCGCGATCATTGGGGGCTGGGCCGGGGACCAATCCGTGGCCTCGGAGCGGTCATGGAAGCGAATGGGATTCTTCTGGTCCGTGAACCTGTCCGCTGTCAGGATATGGATGCTGTTAGCTGTTGGATCGGTGGTCGCGCGATTGTCCTCTTATCCAAAGAGATAACTAGCGGGCCTCGTGATCTATTTAACCTCGCTCATGAACTAGGCCACCTTGTTCTTCATCCGGATGTCGAGGTGAATAGCACGAACCTTGATATGATCGAAAAGCAGGCGAACCGGTTCGCGAGCGCGTTCTTGCTTCCACGCGAGACCTTCAGCCAAGAAGTGCTCGGCAGTTCCCTCGCCTTCTTCAAATCTCTCAAAGCACGGTGGGGTGTGGCCATTGCCGCTATGGCTTACCGTAGCCGGGATCTCGCAATATTATCCGAGAACCAGTTCTCGTACCTGTTCCGTCAAATGAATGCCCAGCGCATTCGGAAAGTTGAGCCGCTGGATGATGCTTTCCCGGTAAACCAGCCGGGCGTTCTCGCGGAAGGCCTGCGCATGCTGGTAGAGCACGGCGTGCATACACGTGCCCAGATCGAAGCCTCTCTCGGCCTCAATTTGCGAGATGTCGAAGCGATCGCCGGCCTCTCCGAAGGCTACCTCGATCAGAGGGTCGTGCCGATCCGCTTTCGACAACCGATCTCGGACGAGGGTTAG
- a CDS encoding lipopolysaccharide assembly protein LapB has translation MGIGFQIIDGDGRFLVDGLFRQAEERLDDVLDGYSAGMLSDSAYIAELNALVTDCPEYIDGYAHLGHALLASGKPKAALSSYERGIALGEAAIPVDYSGTLSWYELDNRPFLRALHGAALAQLRLRKRKAGLTLMERMLSLNPDDNQGVRYLLGSEYLRNREPEKAGFLLESWAEHYPPCAYDLGLLRLKQNKYVAAATQLRRAFAANFYIADILCGHPDPEPLSIWHSSNYAMPDIASDYVRDYGKLWHGTGDALPFLHWLYHHPKVMAERAALLDCREQLQWEHGVEQRQNILGREQELLTQIDDRISDEIVGMRSTRDGLPVYPWWRL, from the coding sequence ATGGGGATTGGATTTCAGATCATAGACGGTGATGGCCGCTTCTTAGTTGATGGTCTTTTCCGCCAGGCCGAAGAGCGGCTGGACGATGTGCTTGATGGGTACAGCGCCGGGATGCTCTCTGATTCGGCCTACATCGCCGAACTCAATGCGCTCGTGACGGATTGCCCCGAATATATCGACGGCTACGCTCATTTGGGCCATGCCTTGCTTGCATCGGGGAAACCCAAGGCCGCTTTGTCCTCTTATGAACGCGGGATCGCGCTGGGTGAAGCCGCTATTCCCGTAGATTATTCCGGCACTCTCTCTTGGTACGAACTGGACAACCGGCCTTTCCTTCGCGCGCTGCACGGTGCGGCGTTGGCGCAGCTTCGCCTTAGGAAGCGCAAAGCGGGCCTTACCCTGATGGAGCGCATGCTTTCGCTCAATCCCGATGATAATCAGGGCGTCCGTTACCTGCTGGGATCGGAATATCTGCGGAACCGCGAACCGGAAAAGGCTGGTTTCCTGCTGGAAAGCTGGGCCGAACACTATCCGCCCTGTGCGTATGATCTGGGCCTCCTGCGTCTCAAGCAAAACAAATATGTCGCTGCCGCCACCCAGTTACGCCGGGCATTTGCCGCGAACTTCTATATCGCGGACATTCTCTGCGGACATCCCGATCCAGAGCCGCTGTCAATATGGCACAGCTCCAATTACGCCATGCCAGATATCGCTAGCGATTATGTGCGTGATTATGGAAAACTCTGGCATGGCACAGGCGATGCACTGCCATTTCTGCACTGGCTCTACCACCATCCGAAAGTGATGGCTGAACGGGCAGCGCTCCTGGATTGCCGAGAGCAGTTGCAGTGGGAGCACGGTGTGGAGCAGCGACAGAATATTCTGGGCCGCGAGCAGGAATTACTGACGCAGATCGACGACCGGATTTCAGATGAAATTGTTGGCATGCGATCCACGCGCGATGGTCTGCCCGTTTATCCCTGGTGGCGGTTATGA
- a CDS encoding NACHT domain-containing protein: MSTTQKGNAFRDAVAQLLRAAGFSHTETEVQLGYKNADVSAVWLRDEVAGEQRYAFETKAYSSSLKLGECSQFAYDYGPLISNDTIDQAWLVSQGPITPEGRKAAQSQRGLQAMTFAELQRRLMRLDPYLKALVEAHQRSRLAEYYVPPETATGEDLAAFVEAWQAEQDAPPLFVLGPYGKGKSTFANHLAATMAARALDDPTARVPILVRLGEIADEQSLEGLLGKVLASQHRVPGYHFDTFAALNRNGRFLVIYDGFDEMKHGLTPSKFQTVLAELMKLDQGDARILVLGRDTAFHDDVEFKAVIDGVETTPAGRSVPTPGRRAYRHVEIRGFTPDEARSYVERYFPIRAAEEQDGPATDPKWVEQRVAELVSGRFDQLLERPVHAQMLCEIAAHSDQLRTDMSVYELFDSFVHYLLLRELEKRGRDKDFPIKVRRRFNASLAWWLWERGGASTTTLNDIPQSLCDEAARDISHSLQKEEMRRELIQGCLIEKGAQTIYFHRSIQEFLAAEYLIETDLLQRGGYGANWLQTLTSAVTPEVIEFVVAGANVNLERRERALKWFDALSSARAYRVPLAGFDLFIQLAKAVDGTLPAVPDSPWLVWLAFFMRTGAKDFAHRGRNTFPVLADMLLAARDADREVQAAILYALSRILFHARGGQDGSVALAASAHLPVERIKALVAEAAAKKSERQIVRYNEDYLLWSLLRSWRVERNDADVLTLMIDVTRMHDDAMGVMPDGFDSDVDNPQQTVSLTVQSLYVALGNRKPPVSERDIDAIRPFFNDAKLRAAFSPVEIIHRQTAPVLETAPPVRVAKPKLGLRTAQRE; the protein is encoded by the coding sequence ATGAGTACGACGCAAAAGGGAAATGCCTTTCGCGATGCCGTTGCCCAACTCCTCCGCGCGGCGGGTTTTTCTCACACGGAGACCGAAGTCCAGCTCGGTTACAAGAATGCCGACGTATCCGCAGTCTGGCTGCGCGACGAAGTGGCGGGCGAACAGCGCTACGCCTTCGAGACGAAAGCCTATTCCAGCAGTCTGAAGCTCGGGGAATGCAGCCAGTTTGCCTATGATTATGGGCCGCTGATCTCGAATGACACGATCGATCAGGCATGGCTCGTCTCGCAAGGCCCGATCACGCCGGAAGGCCGGAAGGCCGCACAGAGCCAACGCGGGCTTCAGGCCATGACGTTCGCCGAACTACAGCGGCGTCTGATGCGGCTCGACCCTTATCTAAAGGCACTTGTCGAAGCGCACCAGCGCAGCCGGCTTGCCGAATATTATGTCCCGCCGGAGACCGCCACTGGTGAGGATCTGGCCGCCTTTGTCGAGGCATGGCAAGCCGAGCAGGACGCACCGCCGCTGTTTGTTCTTGGCCCTTATGGCAAAGGCAAATCGACATTCGCCAACCATCTGGCTGCCACTATGGCCGCACGAGCACTCGACGACCCCACGGCGCGCGTCCCCATATTGGTGCGTCTCGGCGAGATTGCAGATGAGCAGTCCCTGGAAGGCCTGCTGGGCAAGGTATTAGCCAGCCAGCATCGCGTCCCTGGCTATCATTTCGACACCTTCGCTGCCCTCAATCGCAACGGCCGCTTTCTCGTCATTTACGATGGCTTCGACGAGATGAAGCATGGTCTGACCCCATCGAAGTTTCAGACCGTCCTCGCCGAACTCATGAAGCTGGATCAGGGCGATGCCCGCATCCTCGTGCTCGGCCGCGACACCGCCTTTCATGATGATGTGGAATTCAAGGCCGTCATAGATGGCGTCGAGACCACTCCAGCGGGCCGATCGGTTCCGACGCCGGGGCGGCGGGCCTATCGGCATGTCGAGATTCGTGGCTTCACACCTGATGAAGCACGATCTTATGTCGAGCGCTACTTCCCGATCAGAGCGGCAGAGGAACAGGACGGTCCCGCCACCGATCCCAAATGGGTCGAGCAGCGCGTGGCTGAACTGGTCTCAGGCCGATTTGATCAGCTTCTCGAACGGCCTGTCCATGCACAGATGCTGTGCGAGATCGCCGCGCACTCTGACCAGCTCCGTACCGATATGTCGGTTTATGAGCTGTTCGACAGCTTCGTGCATTATCTTCTGCTGCGCGAACTGGAGAAACGCGGGCGTGACAAGGATTTTCCAATCAAGGTCAGGCGCCGGTTCAATGCGAGCCTTGCCTGGTGGCTGTGGGAACGAGGGGGAGCATCGACGACTACCCTTAACGATATCCCCCAATCCCTATGCGACGAAGCTGCTCGCGACATCAGCCATTCGCTCCAGAAGGAGGAAATGCGCCGAGAACTGATTCAAGGCTGCCTTATCGAGAAAGGCGCGCAGACAATCTATTTTCACCGCTCGATTCAGGAGTTTCTGGCAGCCGAGTATCTGATCGAAACCGACCTTCTCCAGCGCGGCGGCTATGGTGCCAACTGGCTCCAGACGCTGACATCCGCAGTGACGCCTGAAGTTATCGAGTTCGTTGTGGCCGGTGCGAATGTGAATTTGGAACGACGGGAACGCGCGCTGAAATGGTTCGATGCGTTATCCAGTGCTCGCGCATATCGCGTACCTCTCGCCGGCTTCGATCTTTTCATTCAACTGGCAAAAGCAGTTGATGGGACGTTGCCGGCGGTTCCCGATTCTCCCTGGCTGGTCTGGTTGGCATTCTTCATGCGGACAGGCGCCAAGGATTTCGCTCACCGGGGACGGAACACGTTCCCAGTCCTCGCGGACATGCTCCTTGCCGCGCGCGACGCCGATCGCGAAGTTCAGGCGGCTATTCTCTACGCGCTGTCACGAATATTGTTTCATGCGCGCGGCGGACAGGACGGAAGCGTAGCCCTAGCAGCTTCCGCCCATCTCCCTGTAGAGCGAATCAAAGCTCTTGTTGCTGAAGCAGCCGCCAAAAAGTCCGAGCGTCAAATCGTCCGCTACAATGAGGATTATCTCCTATGGAGTCTATTGAGGTCTTGGCGGGTGGAGCGCAACGACGCCGATGTCCTAACGCTGATGATCGACGTTACACGGATGCACGATGATGCCATGGGAGTCATGCCTGATGGTTTCGACAGTGATGTCGATAATCCTCAGCAAACGGTTTCCCTGACCGTCCAATCGCTTTACGTCGCGCTCGGCAACCGTAAGCCGCCAGTAAGCGAACGCGACATCGACGCGATACGCCCCTTCTTCAACGATGCGAAACTGCGCGCGGCATTCTCACCGGTGGAGATCATCCATCGGCAGACGGCGCCTGTTCTGGAGACTGCGCCACCGGTGCGGGTTGCAAAACCTAAGCTGGGCCTTCGCACTGCACAGCGCGAATAA
- a CDS encoding DUF2235 domain-containing protein translates to MSKNILIFSDGTGQYGGIRPDQRLSNIYKMYRAMRPGTQTGISPAEQVAYYDPGLGSGELGGRLRNILASAFGTGISENIVDCYEAIIKNYEDGDRVFIFGFSRGAYTARCIANVMNLCGVPRSGENGNPLPAGGIALRKIAEEAVYKVYEHGSGHSRAEYETEREELARRFREKYGSRGTGYSGEAQGNVAPAFVGVFDTVAALGTVIVRRILGLLFVVSLALVASAWGFDWAEPWKLLAHVPAGFFLISLLWASKKQFKYIRNPPQGGRLSWHFAAWNLKNYDRFLDSSVGYARHALSIDENRKRFPRVGWGLRKDTDEQDRGDLAWLKQVWFAGNHSDIGGSYPENESRLSDISLQWMLDELRSIPNPPLIDDRFVRTFPDALGLQHDEVKASRELWPRWWPRWARFGWKEESRSIHPEAVLHDTVLTRLHAPSVGQYDTMAPYRPIGLQRHHQASKFFI, encoded by the coding sequence ATGAGCAAGAACATCCTGATTTTTTCGGACGGTACCGGCCAATATGGTGGTATCCGCCCGGATCAGCGCCTGTCCAATATCTACAAGATGTACCGTGCCATGCGGCCGGGAACCCAGACCGGCATCAGCCCCGCTGAACAAGTCGCTTACTATGATCCCGGCCTGGGCTCGGGCGAACTCGGCGGTCGATTGCGCAACATCCTCGCCTCGGCATTCGGTACCGGCATCAGCGAAAACATTGTCGATTGCTACGAAGCGATCATCAAGAATTATGAAGACGGCGACCGCGTGTTCATCTTCGGCTTTAGCCGCGGCGCGTATACAGCCCGCTGCATTGCCAACGTCATGAATCTGTGCGGCGTACCGAGGAGCGGGGAGAACGGTAATCCACTACCCGCCGGCGGCATAGCTCTGCGAAAAATTGCCGAAGAGGCCGTGTATAAGGTCTACGAGCATGGATCGGGACATTCCCGTGCCGAGTACGAGACAGAGCGAGAGGAGCTCGCACGCAGGTTCCGCGAAAAGTATGGAAGCCGGGGCACCGGCTATTCTGGCGAAGCCCAAGGGAATGTCGCTCCTGCCTTTGTGGGCGTGTTCGATACCGTAGCGGCACTCGGCACCGTCATCGTCAGGCGTATCCTTGGGCTCCTCTTCGTCGTTAGCCTCGCGCTGGTCGCGAGCGCGTGGGGGTTCGATTGGGCGGAGCCGTGGAAATTGCTCGCGCACGTTCCTGCGGGGTTCTTCCTTATCAGCCTTCTTTGGGCTTCGAAGAAGCAGTTCAAGTACATTCGTAATCCGCCGCAGGGAGGGCGGCTCAGTTGGCACTTTGCTGCATGGAATCTTAAGAACTATGACCGGTTTCTCGACAGCAGTGTTGGCTATGCGCGGCACGCCCTGTCGATTGATGAGAACCGCAAGCGCTTCCCGCGCGTCGGTTGGGGGTTGCGCAAGGATACAGATGAACAGGATCGCGGCGATCTCGCCTGGCTCAAGCAAGTGTGGTTTGCGGGGAACCATTCCGACATCGGCGGGAGCTACCCTGAGAACGAATCTCGCCTCTCCGACATTTCGCTACAATGGATGCTTGACGAATTGCGATCGATACCAAACCCGCCGTTGATCGATGACAGGTTCGTGCGCACCTTCCCCGATGCCCTCGGTCTGCAGCATGATGAAGTGAAAGCCAGCCGTGAACTTTGGCCGCGCTGGTGGCCTCGCTGGGCTCGATTTGGCTGGAAGGAGGAAAGCCGCAGCATCCATCCCGAAGCTGTATTGCATGATACGGTTCTCACGCGCCTTCATGCGCCATCAGTGGGACAATATGACACAATGGCCCCTTACCGCCCTATTGGGCTCCAGCGCCACCATCAGGCATCGAAGTTTTTCATCTAA
- a CDS encoding cyclic GMP-AMP synthase DncV-like nucleotidyltransferase — translation MKHVEHFRNFLKDTVNLNQTRITDLENSTGAIERFIRQSTWEPTIKRFAEQGSWAHDTIIKPVDQGEFDADLLVMVDPVDGWTAEDYVKTLGKTLKESSTYGEKTKVWDYCITVTYAKEHKVDVAPCVVERIWANTLEVCNKKHDEFEESRPEEYTQWLKDRNAISGTNSFRKVTRLVKYLRDIKLTFSCPSVILTTLLGNHIHDWDKGSSSFADVPTALKTLMGRLDDWLQARPDKPQIPNPKLLGEDFAANWPEAKYENFRNKIQRYRTWIDEAYDEPDKNESIIAWRRVFGPEFAKGVTVEVKKSLSEATALARVLASDAAYNHDLVRDVRLYGAAIVPASVSHPDHQEPAAWPISARPWIDLLITAHHQRKRSSAGKAVQSGEVLAPRGGLLFRAFAFGGQSFPSDCHIKWRITNTGITAMIAKCGRGDFYSSEKGNTRWEPLAYHGVHVAEAFLISADGALLGQSRPFHVVID, via the coding sequence ATGAAGCACGTCGAGCATTTTCGCAACTTCCTGAAGGATACGGTCAACCTCAATCAAACCAGGATCACTGATCTCGAAAATTCCACCGGAGCAATCGAACGCTTTATTCGCCAGAGCACGTGGGAACCGACGATCAAACGGTTTGCGGAGCAGGGTTCCTGGGCTCATGACACGATCATCAAGCCGGTCGACCAAGGTGAGTTCGATGCGGACCTCCTGGTCATGGTGGACCCCGTCGATGGCTGGACGGCCGAAGATTACGTCAAAACGCTCGGGAAAACTCTCAAGGAAAGCAGCACTTACGGCGAAAAAACGAAAGTCTGGGATTATTGCATCACCGTCACTTATGCGAAGGAGCATAAGGTTGATGTCGCGCCCTGTGTCGTTGAACGCATCTGGGCCAATACTCTCGAAGTCTGCAACAAAAAGCACGATGAATTCGAAGAGAGTCGGCCGGAAGAATACACGCAGTGGCTAAAGGACAGGAATGCAATCTCGGGAACCAACTCGTTCCGGAAGGTGACGCGCCTCGTAAAATACCTGCGAGACATCAAACTGACTTTCAGCTGCCCTTCAGTGATTCTCACGACACTACTGGGCAATCACATCCATGATTGGGACAAGGGCAGCAGCAGCTTCGCCGATGTCCCGACGGCCCTCAAGACCCTTATGGGGCGCCTCGATGACTGGCTTCAGGCAAGGCCGGACAAACCGCAGATACCCAATCCCAAATTGCTCGGCGAAGATTTCGCGGCGAACTGGCCAGAAGCGAAGTACGAAAATTTCCGCAACAAGATCCAGCGCTATCGGACCTGGATCGATGAGGCCTATGATGAGCCGGACAAGAACGAGAGCATAATCGCTTGGCGCCGGGTTTTCGGACCCGAATTTGCCAAGGGCGTCACTGTCGAAGTTAAAAAGAGTCTCAGTGAAGCGACCGCTTTGGCACGAGTGCTGGCATCGGATGCTGCGTACAACCATGACCTGGTTCGCGATGTGCGGCTCTATGGCGCTGCCATCGTCCCGGCATCTGTCAGTCATCCTGATCATCAAGAACCTGCCGCATGGCCCATAAGCGCCCGGCCGTGGATCGATCTTTTGATTACGGCACACCATCAGCGTAAGCGAAGTTCGGCGGGCAAAGCGGTACAATCTGGTGAGGTCCTCGCCCCCAGAGGCGGATTGCTCTTTCGTGCATTTGCTTTTGGCGGCCAATCGTTCCCCTCGGATTGCCACATCAAATGGCGCATCACAAACACCGGAATTACAGCCATGATTGCCAAATGCGGTAGGGGTGATTTCTATTCCTCAGAGAAGGGCAATACCCGTTGGGAGCCATTGGCGTACCACGGCGTGCATGTCGCCGAAGCATTTCTGATCTCAGCGGACGGCGCGCTGCTAGGACAAAGTCGTCCATTCCATGTTGTGATCGACTAG
- a CDS encoding LuxR C-terminal-related transcriptional regulator, whose protein sequence is MPPIWRRRAAPLIGSFAFAAARRQHGFPARAKEVPQLSRRKLECLRYCALAKTDREIATILDIRKSTVRTDMAMLRKYFDVVARSKLTAAALQFGFVRYDDAMPSFY, encoded by the coding sequence TTGCCTCCTATTTGGCGTCGCCGAGCTGCCCCTTTGATCGGTTCATTCGCGTTCGCTGCGGCGCGACGGCAGCACGGATTTCCAGCCCGGGCTAAGGAAGTACCGCAACTCAGTCGTCGCAAGCTCGAGTGCCTGCGCTACTGTGCGCTCGCCAAGACTGACCGCGAGATTGCGACTATACTAGATATCCGCAAATCCACCGTTCGCACCGATATGGCCATGTTGCGCAAATACTTCGATGTCGTCGCCAGGTCCAAACTTACGGCCGCGGCTCTCCAATTCGGGTTTGTCAGATACGACGATGCAATGCCATCATTTTACTGA